The following are encoded in a window of Methylicorpusculum oleiharenae genomic DNA:
- a CDS encoding 3-hydroxyacyl-CoA dehydrogenase/enoyl-CoA hydratase family protein produces the protein MNIEKTAVIGAGVMGASIAAHLSNAGVPVLLLDIVPEGASQRNQLAESAIAKLLKTDPAAFMLAKNARLITPGNLDDDIEKLAEVDWVIEAVIENLSIKQKLYQRLEGICPATTLISSNTSTLPLKLLMADAPESLKRRFMITHFFNPPRYMRLLELVSGTETLPEFQQAVAEFADLRLGKGCVICKDTPGFIANRIGTFWITCGVQEAFKLGLTVEEADAAIAKPFGIPKTGIFGLLDLVGIDLIPLIIKGFNKMLQEDDDFRKLAPLPDLINNMIAAGYTGRKGKGGFYRLLQIEGQRVKESINLKTGDYGISIKPQMDLASDPKFILSGNDKIATFCWNVISQTICYAASLLPEVAEDPVAVDMAMKLGFNWTYGPFELIDRIGAAGFCDRLNLENRTIPALIDDRKSFYTADNGRLYCKDLLKQYQPVTRPDGVLLLSDCKLTNSPVLHNRSASLWDLGDGIACLEFHSKMNTLDMDTMTVIRKTIDKIGKEFAGLVIYNEAEHFSAGANLSLLVNAIKEKNTAAIANLIRVGQETYQALKYAPFPVVGAPSGLSLGGGCEILLHCDAIQAHAELYMGLVEAGVGLLPGWGGCKEYLRRQLENKKRFGGPIPPVSQAFETIGMAKVSKSAFEAKTLLFLSSRDGITMNRSRLLADAKAKTLALSAGYQPPEPYQYNLPGRTAAILLNMASQAMHLVGKITAYDTVIADHLAQVLSGGDCDITQPLTEEDLMSLELNAFLALTQKPESLARLEHMLQTGKPLRN, from the coding sequence ATGAACATCGAAAAAACCGCTGTTATTGGTGCCGGTGTCATGGGTGCAAGCATCGCAGCCCACCTCAGTAATGCCGGAGTTCCTGTCCTGCTGTTAGATATTGTGCCGGAAGGCGCTTCACAGCGAAATCAACTGGCCGAGTCAGCCATCGCCAAACTTCTTAAAACCGACCCAGCGGCTTTTATGCTGGCAAAAAATGCCCGGCTGATCACACCCGGCAATCTGGATGATGATATTGAAAAACTGGCTGAGGTCGATTGGGTCATTGAAGCGGTTATAGAAAATCTGTCCATCAAACAAAAGCTCTACCAGCGATTGGAGGGCATTTGCCCGGCAACTACGTTAATTTCGTCTAACACGTCCACTTTGCCGCTCAAATTGCTGATGGCAGATGCGCCGGAAAGTCTTAAACGGCGCTTTATGATCACCCATTTTTTTAATCCGCCTCGCTATATGCGCTTGCTTGAACTGGTTTCCGGCACTGAAACACTGCCCGAATTCCAGCAGGCGGTGGCCGAATTTGCCGATTTGCGCCTGGGCAAAGGCTGTGTGATTTGTAAAGACACACCCGGCTTTATTGCCAACCGTATCGGTACTTTCTGGATAACATGCGGAGTACAGGAAGCCTTCAAACTGGGCCTGACTGTAGAAGAAGCCGATGCGGCTATCGCCAAACCTTTCGGTATTCCAAAAACCGGCATTTTCGGCTTACTGGATCTGGTCGGCATCGATCTTATTCCTCTCATAATCAAAGGTTTCAATAAGATGTTGCAGGAAGACGATGATTTCCGAAAGCTCGCTCCTCTGCCCGATTTAATTAATAACATGATAGCGGCCGGCTACACTGGCAGAAAAGGAAAAGGGGGGTTTTATCGCTTGCTGCAGATCGAGGGGCAACGCGTCAAGGAATCTATCAATCTTAAAACCGGCGATTATGGCATCAGCATTAAGCCGCAAATGGACTTAGCCTCCGATCCTAAGTTCATACTGTCCGGCAACGATAAAATTGCCACGTTCTGCTGGAACGTCATCTCTCAAACGATTTGCTATGCCGCCTCCCTGCTGCCTGAAGTTGCAGAGGATCCCGTTGCCGTGGATATGGCAATGAAACTGGGCTTCAACTGGACTTACGGACCTTTTGAATTGATCGACCGTATCGGAGCCGCCGGGTTTTGCGATCGCTTGAATCTGGAAAATAGAACGATACCTGCCTTGATTGACGATAGAAAGTCTTTTTATACCGCTGATAACGGCAGGCTTTACTGTAAGGATTTACTGAAACAGTATCAGCCGGTGACACGACCGGACGGAGTTTTACTGTTGTCCGACTGCAAATTAACAAACTCACCGGTTTTACACAACCGGTCAGCCAGTCTCTGGGATTTGGGCGACGGCATCGCTTGCCTGGAGTTCCACAGCAAAATGAATACGCTCGACATGGACACCATGACCGTGATCCGGAAAACCATCGACAAAATCGGTAAAGAATTTGCGGGCTTAGTGATTTACAACGAGGCCGAACATTTTTCTGCCGGTGCGAATCTGTCATTACTGGTTAACGCCATCAAAGAAAAAAACACCGCCGCTATTGCCAATCTGATACGCGTCGGACAAGAAACCTATCAAGCCTTAAAATATGCCCCTTTCCCTGTAGTGGGGGCGCCTTCCGGGCTGTCATTGGGTGGTGGCTGTGAAATTCTGCTGCATTGCGATGCCATTCAAGCTCATGCGGAACTCTATATGGGTCTCGTCGAAGCAGGTGTCGGTTTATTGCCCGGCTGGGGTGGTTGTAAGGAATATTTGCGCAGACAGTTAGAAAACAAAAAACGTTTCGGAGGTCCCATTCCGCCAGTCAGTCAGGCATTTGAAACCATAGGCATGGCCAAAGTATCCAAATCGGCATTCGAAGCGAAGACGCTCCTTTTTTTATCATCCCGCGACGGCATTACCATGAATCGTAGCCGCCTTTTGGCCGACGCAAAAGCCAAGACATTAGCCTTGTCCGCAGGATATCAGCCCCCAGAGCCCTATCAATACAATCTGCCGGGCAGAACCGCGGCCATTTTATTGAATATGGCAAGCCAGGCGATGCATCTCGTTGGAAAAATCACTGCGTACGATACTGTTATCGCAGACCATCTGGCCCAGGTATTGAGCGGCGGCGACTGCGATATCACCCAGCCATTAACTGAAGAAGACCTGATGTCTCTGGAACTGAATGCATTTCTGGCACTGACTCAAAAGCCTGAATCGCTGGCAAGACTGGAACATATGCTGCAAACCGGTAAGCCACTGAGAAATTAG
- a CDS encoding acyl-CoA dehydrogenase: MKGLLTLRTVTLHKTWITDLRRLLVSEPIYKAMKKALPSLSQTEQEALEAGNTWWDAELFSGKPNWQVLQNLPAAKLTTEEQAFIDGPVEALCQMLDDWDITHNRRDLPPEVWDFIKRNKFCGMIIPKKYGGLEFSDYAHSQVVMKIASRSISAAVTVMVPNSLGPAKLLLDYGTDAQKKHYLYKLAAGEEIPAFALTGPYAGSDAGAMRDTGIVCYGAFEGQDKVLGIRLNWEKRYITLGPIATVLGLAFKLYDPDHLLGDKENIGITVALIPTHTPGISIGRRHYPLDSAFQNGPNWGKDVFIPLDWIIGGVEQVGKGWKMLMQSLSTGRAISLPALSTGGAKFACRNSGAYARIRKQFNLPIGEFEGIEEPLARMAGEAYILDAARSVTAAAIDHGEKPSVISAIIKYELTERMRRVINDAMDIQGGSGICLGPHNFMGRLYQVIPVSITVEGANILTRTMMIFGQGSVRCHPMIQQEMAALHLANKEQGLLEFDQLLVQHIKLTLRNLIYCIGYGCSNACFSEVPGDNNTRRYYRQIARFSAGFAVLVDYALLSLGGALKRKERLSGQFADALSNLYLCSAVLKHYQNQGSHVEDLPLVDWACQTTLYSAQQSLLAILRLLPFRPLSWSLRILMFPFGKPNETPDDLLIHKAAAILLSDSSSRDRLTQGIYINTQDDDPTGRIEIAFQAVLAAAPVEVKIRRAQKNRHLSKGAIEDVMSEALDKHIISSEEAELLIQAESARFKAISVDDFARNDLEKH; this comes from the coding sequence ATGAAAGGGTTATTAACTTTACGCACAGTTACCTTACACAAAACCTGGATAACCGACCTGCGTCGCTTGCTGGTCAGCGAGCCGATTTACAAGGCAATGAAAAAGGCCTTGCCATCCCTATCGCAAACCGAGCAGGAAGCCTTGGAAGCAGGTAATACCTGGTGGGATGCAGAACTTTTTTCCGGCAAGCCCAACTGGCAAGTTTTGCAAAATCTCCCCGCGGCCAAATTGACCACTGAAGAACAGGCTTTTATTGACGGTCCTGTGGAAGCCTTATGCCAGATGCTTGATGACTGGGATATTACTCACAATCGGCGGGATCTTCCGCCTGAAGTTTGGGACTTCATCAAGCGCAACAAATTCTGCGGCATGATTATCCCCAAAAAATACGGTGGCCTGGAATTTTCTGACTATGCCCATTCGCAAGTCGTCATGAAAATCGCCAGCCGCAGCATCAGTGCCGCAGTTACGGTTATGGTGCCCAACTCGTTGGGCCCTGCCAAACTATTGCTTGATTACGGCACTGATGCGCAAAAAAAACATTATTTATACAAACTCGCTGCGGGTGAGGAAATCCCCGCTTTTGCATTGACAGGCCCTTACGCCGGAAGCGATGCCGGAGCGATGCGCGACACAGGTATCGTTTGTTATGGTGCGTTCGAAGGACAGGATAAGGTCCTGGGGATTCGCCTGAATTGGGAAAAACGCTACATAACACTGGGGCCGATTGCCACTGTTTTAGGCCTTGCTTTTAAATTGTATGATCCCGACCATCTGTTAGGCGATAAGGAGAATATCGGTATCACCGTAGCTCTGATACCCACCCACACCCCGGGTATTTCCATCGGACGTCGGCATTACCCCTTAGACTCGGCTTTTCAAAATGGCCCCAACTGGGGCAAAGACGTCTTCATTCCATTGGATTGGATTATTGGCGGCGTTGAACAGGTGGGTAAAGGCTGGAAAATGCTGATGCAAAGCCTGTCCACCGGCCGCGCCATCTCTCTGCCGGCACTGAGTACCGGAGGCGCAAAATTTGCCTGCCGCAACAGCGGAGCTTATGCGCGTATCCGTAAACAATTCAACCTCCCCATCGGCGAATTTGAAGGGATAGAGGAGCCTTTGGCGCGTATGGCCGGTGAGGCGTATATTCTGGATGCAGCTCGCTCAGTAACTGCGGCAGCAATTGATCACGGCGAAAAACCGTCGGTTATCTCCGCCATCATCAAATATGAACTGACCGAGCGCATGCGCCGCGTTATTAACGATGCGATGGACATACAGGGAGGCTCAGGCATCTGTTTGGGACCGCACAACTTCATGGGCCGTTTGTATCAGGTGATTCCGGTCAGCATCACAGTGGAAGGCGCCAACATATTAACCCGAACGATGATGATTTTCGGCCAAGGCTCGGTAAGATGCCACCCTATGATTCAGCAGGAAATGGCCGCGTTGCATCTAGCCAATAAAGAACAAGGCTTGCTTGAGTTTGATCAATTGTTGGTTCAGCACATCAAGCTAACGCTGCGCAACCTGATTTACTGTATAGGGTACGGTTGCAGTAATGCCTGTTTTTCAGAGGTTCCCGGTGATAACAACACTCGCCGCTATTATCGCCAGATTGCCAGATTCAGCGCCGGTTTTGCCGTATTAGTCGATTACGCCCTGCTGTCATTAGGTGGCGCTTTAAAACGGAAAGAACGTCTATCCGGGCAATTTGCCGATGCATTAAGTAATTTATATTTATGTTCGGCTGTGCTTAAGCATTACCAGAATCAGGGTAGCCATGTTGAAGATTTACCCTTGGTCGATTGGGCCTGCCAGACCACGTTATACAGTGCCCAACAATCCTTATTGGCCATTTTGCGACTATTACCTTTTCGGCCTTTATCCTGGTCACTCAGAATCTTGATGTTTCCATTCGGCAAACCCAATGAAACACCTGACGATTTACTCATTCATAAAGCGGCAGCGATTTTATTATCGGATTCTTCAAGCCGAGATCGACTGACGCAGGGTATTTACATCAATACCCAAGATGACGATCCTACCGGCCGTATCGAAATCGCGTTCCAAGCAGTGCTTGCCGCGGCTCCTGTTGAAGTCAAAATTCGCCGGGCACAAAAAAACCGCCACCTATCGAAAGGCGCGATCGAGGATGTCATGTCTGAAGCACTGGATAAGCATATCATCAGCAGTGAAGAGGCCGAATTACTCATTCAAGCAGAAAGTGCGCGGTTCAAAGCCATCAGTGTCGATGATTTTGCGAGAAACGATCTGGAAAAACATTAG
- a CDS encoding chemotaxis protein CheW, whose product MSNLIRKENGKNAVAVQEQIGQYLTFLVDKENFAINILDVKEIIEIANVTHVPLTPDYIHGVINLRGNVVPVIDLSARLKHHSAEVNKRSCIVLVEVDVLEGAQMIGMLVDEVREILEIPPANIQPAPDFGTDIRTDFIQAMARVGDVFIILLAINHVLSLEELSQLNNLTHEQPVD is encoded by the coding sequence ATGAGTAATCTGATCCGAAAAGAAAACGGCAAAAATGCAGTGGCGGTGCAGGAACAAATCGGACAATACCTGACGTTTCTGGTTGACAAGGAAAATTTTGCCATCAATATTCTCGATGTCAAAGAAATCATAGAGATAGCCAACGTTACGCATGTGCCGCTGACGCCTGACTATATTCATGGCGTCATTAACTTGCGTGGTAATGTTGTGCCGGTCATCGATTTATCGGCGCGGCTTAAACATCATAGCGCTGAAGTCAACAAGCGCAGTTGTATTGTTCTGGTCGAAGTGGATGTGCTTGAAGGCGCGCAGATGATAGGCATGCTGGTGGATGAAGTAAGGGAAATTCTGGAAATCCCGCCTGCGAATATTCAGCCCGCTCCCGATTTTGGTACCGACATTCGTACCGACTTTATCCAAGCTATGGCTCGTGTTGGTGATGTGTTCATCATCCTGTTGGCGATAAACCATGTTTTATCGTTGGAAGAGTTGTCACAGTTGAACAATCTCACTCACGAACAACCGGTAGATTGA
- a CDS encoding methyl-accepting chemotaxis protein: MNINDLKIKTKILTGAMLLVAITIGFGLLAKIYIGDVSDALFGITDNNGKSVEYATGVERMAFATIMEEKNYLLYEKEETYQRAEENVKKLMGYLDQVDQVGKKYNNTELLTQSKAARESTSKYADKYRAGVVALKANKKAVEEMVERGTIVASAADDFLNRQISLYQEAMKKGASAQELDSYVQRYIIAANIYVKAMEIMRAEKEEVNYKNRVAWKNMEIWLPELMQLYDNLQKIVNSDEAIRLIDAARKATRDYQLSAQAWIKNDDELKNILNDMADLGDDVINQAQTAEEAGYAQLTVARNQAEELVSEANKIIIGTIIVALILGIMIAMFLANLITVPITIGVKFAQSLSKGDLTAKLEVNGKDEIGLLAQALRDMRDQLSTVVEQVRSNSDTLSSASQQVSSTAQGMSQAATEQASSVEETTSAIEQLNASVQQNTENAHVTEQMATKSANDSREGGEAVNETVKAMKNIAKKIGLIEDIAYKTNLLSLNAAIEAASAGEHGKGFAVVAAEVRKLAESSRVTAEEINELATNSVAIAEKAGALIAAVVPNIVKTADLVQEINAASIEQSSGINQINDAMRQLDKATQQNAASSEELAATAEELNGQATQLQHAVAFFKLDSSGAKSQGGARNNPPYRQSRSPAKASYTNKPEVNNAAADTSLDFNDSDFERF, encoded by the coding sequence ATGAACATTAATGACCTCAAGATAAAAACCAAAATTCTTACTGGGGCAATGTTGTTAGTGGCGATTACTATTGGTTTTGGGCTATTGGCCAAAATTTATATAGGTGATGTCTCTGATGCGTTGTTCGGTATTACAGACAATAATGGTAAATCGGTGGAATACGCCACCGGCGTGGAAAGGATGGCATTTGCTACCATCATGGAAGAGAAAAACTATTTGTTATATGAAAAAGAAGAAACCTACCAACGTGCTGAAGAGAACGTCAAGAAATTGATGGGTTATTTGGATCAAGTCGATCAAGTCGGAAAAAAATATAACAATACTGAATTACTGACTCAGTCAAAAGCTGCCCGTGAAAGTACTTCAAAATATGCCGACAAATACCGTGCGGGTGTTGTCGCATTAAAAGCTAACAAAAAAGCTGTCGAAGAAATGGTCGAACGAGGCACTATTGTTGCCTCTGCCGCCGATGACTTTTTAAACCGTCAAATAAGTCTTTATCAGGAAGCTATGAAAAAAGGAGCAAGTGCACAAGAGCTTGATTCTTATGTGCAGCGCTACATCATAGCAGCCAACATCTATGTTAAAGCCATGGAAATCATGCGGGCTGAAAAAGAGGAAGTTAACTACAAGAATCGGGTTGCCTGGAAGAATATGGAAATCTGGCTGCCTGAATTGATGCAGTTGTATGATAACTTGCAAAAAATCGTTAACTCTGATGAAGCTATACGCTTGATTGATGCTGCGCGAAAAGCGACCCGGGATTATCAGCTTTCGGCGCAAGCCTGGATAAAAAATGATGATGAACTGAAAAATATTCTGAATGATATGGCCGATCTTGGCGACGATGTCATTAATCAGGCGCAAACGGCTGAAGAAGCAGGTTATGCTCAGTTAACTGTTGCACGGAATCAAGCTGAAGAATTAGTCAGCGAAGCCAATAAAATCATAATCGGGACCATTATCGTCGCATTGATTTTGGGTATTATGATTGCGATGTTCCTCGCTAATCTCATTACTGTGCCTATTACTATCGGTGTTAAATTTGCCCAATCCTTATCTAAGGGTGATTTGACCGCAAAACTGGAAGTGAACGGTAAAGACGAAATTGGTCTGTTGGCGCAAGCTTTACGTGATATGCGCGACCAGCTGAGTACTGTCGTTGAGCAGGTCCGTTCCAACTCAGACACCTTATCCAGTGCTTCTCAGCAGGTCAGTTCCACAGCGCAGGGTATGAGTCAGGCGGCTACTGAGCAGGCCTCAAGTGTTGAGGAAACCACTTCGGCCATCGAACAACTCAATGCTTCAGTGCAGCAGAACACCGAAAATGCCCATGTTACGGAACAAATGGCGACTAAGTCAGCCAATGATTCCCGAGAAGGCGGCGAAGCCGTAAATGAGACCGTTAAAGCGATGAAAAACATAGCCAAAAAAATCGGCCTCATCGAGGATATTGCCTACAAAACCAATCTGCTATCACTCAATGCTGCGATTGAAGCTGCGTCTGCCGGTGAGCACGGTAAAGGTTTTGCAGTGGTTGCTGCCGAAGTCCGAAAGTTGGCGGAAAGCAGCCGCGTTACTGCAGAGGAAATCAATGAACTGGCAACCAACAGTGTGGCTATAGCAGAGAAGGCTGGCGCTTTGATTGCAGCAGTAGTTCCCAATATTGTTAAAACGGCCGATCTGGTCCAGGAAATCAACGCCGCGTCAATTGAACAATCCAGTGGTATCAATCAAATCAATGATGCAATGCGGCAACTGGATAAAGCCACCCAGCAAAATGCGGCCAGCTCCGAGGAATTGGCGGCTACTGCCGAAGAATTAAATGGGCAGGCGACACAATTGCAACACGCAGTAGCGTTCTTCAAACTCGATTCAAGCGGCGCCAAATCTCAAGGCGGAGCTCGAAATAATCCTCCTTATCGTCAAAGCCGGTCTCCTGCCAAAGCAAGTTACACCAACAAGCCGGAAGTGAACAATGCAGCTGCTGATACCTCGCTTGATTTTAATGATTCGGATTTTGAGCGCTTCTAG
- a CDS encoding chemotaxis protein CheA, producing MSEFDAALTTFAQESEELLISMEDALLSLESSPDDSETINSVFRAMHTIKGSSGLFGFNAIVAFTHEAESVLDKVRNGERAIDAELISVLLDSKDLTARLIEHCLTQKDAPLPPELEAASARLIMQLSGRRETGIQANEAETSKLESEGGGDISVDGSWLISLKFQADALRNGMDPLSFIRYLQTLGEIKEIITLTPGMPDGDEMDPESCYLHFKIAFQSEASKQNIESVFEFASDDCDINILPPNSKVEEYLNLLDAQDESHVKRVGEMLVQVGALTQNDVNRALQKQNESRESSDQPGKPIGKILVEQHVVQEPVVEQALKKQEQTKQKLAAEANYIRVDATKLGQLINLVGELVISSAAMNLIVERHGLTDAGDVAASMNTLVGSIRDTALELRMVQIGETFSRFRRIVRDVSNELGKTIELQISGGETELDKTVVEKINDPLMHLIRNSLDHGIESPEQRLAVGKPAEGIVQLNAYHESGHIVIQIADDGAGLNCEKIVAKAIANGLIKPDHGLSQQEIFDLIFAAGLSTKEAATNLSGRGVGMDVVKKNIEALRGTVGIDSEKGQGTTITINLPLTLAIIDGFMVGAEMDRYIIPLSMVDECIEMDPNECEMDEVQHYINLRGQVLPYLRLGDYFKSRKSDTVKRRESVVVVKSGQNKAGFVVDELHGEHQTVIKPMGKVFENLKGITGATVLGDGNVALILDVQGLIQAAIKNRTRSASFLNAKHMQ from the coding sequence ATGAGTGAATTTGATGCCGCGTTAACTACCTTTGCCCAGGAATCAGAAGAACTTTTGATCTCTATGGAAGACGCGCTGCTGTCTCTGGAGTCATCACCGGATGACAGTGAGACTATTAACAGCGTATTTAGAGCGATGCATACTATAAAAGGCAGCTCCGGATTGTTTGGTTTTAATGCCATAGTCGCTTTTACTCATGAAGCTGAATCGGTACTGGATAAAGTGCGCAATGGTGAGCGAGCCATTGATGCCGAATTGATTTCTGTACTGCTGGACAGCAAGGATTTAACTGCGCGATTGATCGAACATTGCCTGACACAAAAGGATGCTCCTTTGCCGCCGGAACTGGAAGCGGCCAGCGCCAGATTGATAATGCAGCTTTCTGGCAGGAGGGAAACCGGTATTCAGGCCAATGAGGCAGAAACCTCAAAATTGGAAAGCGAAGGCGGCGGTGATATTTCCGTTGACGGAAGTTGGCTTATTTCTTTGAAATTTCAGGCAGACGCGTTGAGAAACGGCATGGATCCGCTGTCTTTCATCCGTTATCTGCAAACATTGGGCGAAATTAAGGAAATCATTACACTGACGCCCGGCATGCCGGACGGTGATGAGATGGACCCGGAAAGCTGTTACCTGCATTTCAAGATTGCTTTTCAAAGCGAAGCAAGTAAACAAAATATAGAGAGTGTGTTCGAGTTTGCCTCCGATGACTGCGATATTAATATTTTGCCGCCCAATTCTAAGGTTGAAGAATACCTCAACCTGCTGGACGCTCAGGATGAGAGTCATGTCAAGCGCGTTGGCGAAATGCTTGTGCAAGTCGGCGCGCTAACACAAAACGATGTCAATCGCGCTTTGCAAAAACAAAATGAATCACGGGAGAGTAGCGATCAACCGGGCAAGCCGATAGGAAAAATTCTGGTTGAACAGCATGTGGTTCAGGAGCCCGTTGTCGAGCAGGCCCTGAAAAAGCAGGAGCAGACCAAGCAAAAACTGGCTGCCGAAGCCAATTATATCCGTGTTGATGCTACTAAACTGGGACAGTTAATTAATCTGGTAGGCGAGTTGGTCATTTCCAGCGCGGCTATGAATCTGATAGTCGAACGGCATGGGTTAACCGATGCGGGCGATGTTGCCGCCAGCATGAATACTTTGGTTGGCAGTATCCGGGATACCGCGTTGGAATTACGTATGGTTCAGATTGGCGAAACTTTTTCACGTTTTCGCAGGATAGTGCGCGATGTGAGCAATGAGCTGGGTAAAACCATCGAGCTTCAAATAAGCGGAGGCGAGACAGAACTGGATAAAACGGTCGTTGAGAAAATCAACGATCCTCTCATGCACTTGATCCGTAATTCACTCGACCACGGCATCGAAAGTCCCGAACAGCGCCTTGCGGTTGGCAAACCCGCAGAGGGTATCGTGCAGCTCAACGCCTATCATGAATCAGGACATATTGTGATTCAGATTGCCGATGACGGTGCCGGCTTGAACTGCGAAAAAATTGTCGCCAAGGCCATCGCAAATGGGCTTATCAAACCCGATCATGGCTTATCACAGCAGGAAATTTTCGATCTGATCTTTGCTGCCGGGCTCAGCACAAAAGAGGCCGCCACCAATTTATCGGGGCGTGGTGTTGGCATGGATGTCGTCAAGAAAAACATCGAAGCGCTCCGTGGCACGGTAGGAATTGATAGCGAAAAAGGTCAAGGAACGACAATTACCATTAATCTGCCGCTGACACTCGCGATTATTGACGGTTTTATGGTGGGTGCCGAGATGGATCGCTACATCATTCCGTTAAGCATGGTCGACGAATGTATCGAAATGGATCCCAATGAATGTGAGATGGATGAAGTGCAACATTACATAAATCTGCGTGGTCAGGTTTTGCCTTATTTACGCTTGGGTGATTATTTTAAAAGCCGGAAGAGCGACACCGTAAAGCGCCGTGAGAGTGTTGTCGTCGTCAAGTCGGGTCAAAACAAAGCCGGTTTTGTCGTCGATGAATTACACGGCGAGCATCAGACTGTTATCAAGCCTATGGGCAAGGTTTTTGAAAATCTCAAAGGAATCACCGGAGCCACTGTGTTGGGAGACGGTAATGTCGCACTGATCCTTGATGTTCAAGGGCTGATACAGGCGGCGATCAAAAACAGAACCCGATCGGCAAGCTTTTTAAACGCGAAGCACATGCAGTAA
- a CDS encoding STAS domain-containing protein, with translation MSIEVKQDKKGSIRLTIQDEMTIYTALQQKKLLFSHLISAKSLQIDLAGVSEIDSAGLQLLLFLKREAVLHNIKLSLIQHSQAVLDVMELLNLSKYFGDPIVISADRKSS, from the coding sequence ATGTCCATTGAAGTAAAGCAAGATAAAAAAGGCTCCATTCGCCTGACAATTCAGGATGAAATGACCATCTACACGGCCCTTCAGCAAAAAAAATTACTTTTCAGTCATCTGATTTCCGCAAAGTCATTACAAATCGATTTGGCAGGCGTTAGTGAAATCGACAGCGCAGGCTTACAGTTATTGTTGTTTCTAAAGCGTGAAGCAGTGCTCCACAATATTAAACTGAGTTTGATTCAGCACAGTCAGGCTGTGCTTGATGTGATGGAGTTGCTTAACCTCAGTAAATATTTCGGTGATCCCATTGTTATCTCTGCAGACAGGAAATCCTCATGA
- a CDS encoding response regulator, whose translation MAKTIMIIDDSASIRQVVTIALKGAGYEVIEACDGKDALKKLTGQKINLIITDVNMPNMDGITFVQEAKKLPSYKFTPMMMLTTESADDKKQAGKAAGAKAWLTKPFQAPTLLDAVSKLVLP comes from the coding sequence ATGGCAAAAACCATCATGATTATTGATGACTCTGCTTCCATTCGTCAGGTAGTCACTATTGCACTAAAAGGGGCAGGATATGAAGTAATTGAAGCTTGTGACGGCAAGGATGCGCTTAAAAAACTGACGGGGCAAAAAATCAATCTGATCATTACGGATGTCAATATGCCAAATATGGATGGAATTACCTTTGTGCAGGAAGCCAAAAAACTACCGTCCTATAAATTCACACCGATGATGATGCTGACCACAGAATCGGCCGACGATAAAAAACAGGCTGGTAAAGCGGCCGGGGCTAAAGCCTGGCTGACCAAGCCATTTCAGGCGCCGACACTGCTGGATGCGGTATCCAAACTGGTGTTGCCCTAA